CAAGCCATGTCCGAAGCCACGCCGACCGTCGAGGTAGCGGCCGGCCTCATCGTCAGGGACGGAAGGATTCTCATCGCCCAGCGTTTGAACAACGCCCATCTGGGTGGGCTGTGGGAGTTTCCCGGCGGCAAGCGGCAAGCCAACGAGAGCTTCGAGACCTGCTTGAAAAGAGAGGTCATGGAAGAGCTGGGGCTGACCATCGCGGTCCACGAGCAGGTCTCCTCCGCCGAGCACCACGACGCTGAACTCCAGATCCAACTTCGTTTCTATCGATGTACCGTTCTGGCCGGAGAGCCCCACCCTCTTGGGTGTGAAGCTTTTCGCTGGGTTACTCCGACCGAGATTAGTGCCTACTCGTTCCCTCCGGCCGACTTACCGCTGGTTCAACAAATCGCCTTGGGCCAGCGCCTCATCGCCTAGCGGCTCCAATAGCGGCTGTACTCGGAAAGGTAGGACAGGGTCTCAAGACTCGACATCCGGTCGATAAAAATCTTGCCCAACAGGTGGTCACGTTCGTGTTGCAGTACCCGCGCATGGAACCCGCCGGCGATAAATTCAAGCGGCCGACCTT
This genomic interval from Candidatus Methylomirabilis tolerans contains the following:
- a CDS encoding (deoxy)nucleoside triphosphate pyrophosphohydrolase; the protein is MSEATPTVEVAAGLIVRDGRILIAQRLNNAHLGGLWEFPGGKRQANESFETCLKREVMEELGLTIAVHEQVSSAEHHDAELQIQLRFYRCTVLAGEPHPLGCEAFRWVTPTEISAYSFPPADLPLVQQIALGQRLIA